One Bacteroidales bacterium DNA window includes the following coding sequences:
- a CDS encoding NifB/NifX family molybdenum-iron cluster-binding protein has product MIKIAIPTSDKNHVDAHADEATFFAVATIANNSISHLEFRPNPICTDDENSHHELTEVLGDCKVMLVRNIGENMIASLEEANIPFEKISEESIADAIQYYLSENDTII; this is encoded by the coding sequence ATGATAAAAATAGCCATTCCGACCTCCGACAAAAACCATGTAGATGCCCACGCTGATGAAGCTACTTTTTTTGCTGTAGCCACCATCGCCAACAACAGCATCAGCCATCTGGAATTTCGTCCCAATCCGATCTGCACTGACGATGAAAACAGCCACCACGAACTCACCGAAGTACTTGGCGATTGCAAGGTAATGCTGGTGCGAAATATCGGCGAAAACATGATTGCTTCACTCGAAGAAGCGAACATACCATTCGAGAAAATCAGCGAAGAATCCATTGCCGACGCTATCCAATACTATCTCTCCGAAAATGATACGATAATCTGA